The sequence ACGTCTTTCTTGATGCCGGCATTCCTCATGTGACGATGGTAAAAACAATCGACATGCGATCATAACGGTCGCATGTTTTCTTTTTCTCTTGGCATACTAACAAAAGAAGCGACAGAAGAAAGGATTAGCGTGATGAACGAATTTGGACAAATTGCAGTCGAACTCATTGTCGGTTATATCGCCTTGTTTATTATGGCGAAAATACTCGGACGGACACAAATTACGCAAATTACACCATTTGACTTCATTTCCGCCCTCGTTCTCGGAGAGCTTGTCGGAAATGGACTATACGATGTAAATGTCGGACTTGCGCAAGTATTGTTCGCAATCGCTCTTTGGGGACTTTTAATTTACGCAACTGAAATGATTACGCAAAAGAAAAAAGAACTGCGTGAATTGCTCGAAGGAAAACCGGTCATCGTCATTTCGAAAGGAAAAATTTTATATGACGCATTGAAAAAAACGAAGCTTGATTTAAACCAACTGCAACATTTACTTCGCTCTCGCAACGTCTTTTCCATTCGCGAAGTCGAATACGCCATTTTAGAAACAGACGGAACCGTAAGCGTCATGAAAAAAGCCCCATACGAACAACCGACGCGCCAAGACCATAACATATCTGCATCTGAA comes from Anoxybacillus flavithermus and encodes:
- a CDS encoding DUF421 domain-containing protein, with protein sequence MNEFGQIAVELIVGYIALFIMAKILGRTQITQITPFDFISALVLGELVGNGLYDVNVGLAQVLFAIALWGLLIYATEMITQKKKELRELLEGKPVIVISKGKILYDALKKTKLDLNQLQHLLRSRNVFSIREVEYAILETDGTVSVMKKAPYEQPTRQDHNISASEAVLPVTVIIDGEVIWDNLRENGWDERWLKKHMRHAGFENYSDILYAEWQDGKGMHVQSY